Below is a genomic region from Candidatus Ozemobacteraceae bacterium.
GCGTGATGCTGACGGCGGCGAGGCTTCCGAGAAACAGCGGGTCCATCCAGTTCCGGCCGACGACCACCAGCAGGTTCGACTGGATGACGCCGTAGGAAACACCGATCAGGAACATGGTCGAGAGAGCGATGACGGGCGGCGCCTCCGGGATGCTCTGCCGCGCGAGCAGGTCGAGCAGCACGTCGGGAAAGAGCAGCATCGCGCCGATCGCGGGCAGCAGCAGCCCCCCCATCAGCCGGAAGGTTCCGGCCGCCACGCCGTCGAGCGCCTCGTTTCCCTTGCGCCATGCCTTCGCCAGGCCGGGAAGCGCGACGAGCATGACCGAGTCGGCGAGAATGATGCCGAGATCGAGCAGACGCTTCGCGATTCCCAGAATGCCGGCTTCGCGGTTCCCCCAGAAGGCAGAAACCACAAGCAGATCGATATGATAGTAAGCCATATGGCAGATGCCCGACAGGCCCAGCGGCACTCCCGCCATGAACAGTTCACGCAGAGGTTTCCACTCCCATGCGCCCGTCCACGCGAAACCGGAGCGCCGGACGAACCAGAGCGCATACACGGCCGTCGCGGCGTTCGTAGCCATCATGACGCCGAGGAACGTGCCGATATCGAGCGTCGCGAGGAACCACCAGACAACTCCCAGGTGCGCCACCGACATCGCCAGGTCCATGCCCGCGATCACGCCGAACTGCCTGTTCACCTGCAGCAGCGGATGAATGACGGTGCGCAGGTTGAAGAACGGAATGCCGAGCAGATACACCGTCGTCCACCAGCGCACCTGGAACGACGGGGCGATCAGCCAGGCGAGGCCCACCGTGAACGCGTAGGCGGCCAGGCTGGTGGCGGCGCGGATGAGCATGCCCTGCGAAATCAGGTATGAAGAGCGTTCCGGCGCCTGCTGCAGTCGGGCGACGAGAATTCGCCCCAGGCCCAGGTCGCTCAGGATGGTGCAGGTGTTCCAGTACCCGACGATCGTGTAGAACTCGCCGAGCTGGGCCAGGTCCCAGCGCCGCAGCAGGATCAGGCTGATCACCAGGTTGATCGCCCGGCACAGGTAGGCCGAGCCAACCACCGTCGTCAACTGCCTGAGGATGACGGGGACGTTCATCGTTCCGAAACAGCTTCTGGAAACGGCAAGCGCGAGTTCACCGGTCAGCCGCGGTTTTCCGGCCGGCGAGTTCATATAGCCATCGATATAATTGGTCGGCCATGAGTTCGTGGGAAAACCGCTCTTCGACGCGCTTCCGCGCGGCCTCGCCCATGGCTCTGCGGCGCCCGTCGTCGCGAACCAGCGTCAGAAGCGCCTCGACGAAGCCGGCCTCGTCGTCGGCCAGGAAGCCGTCGATCCCGTCGCGAACCACGTGGGCCGCTTCCCCCACCCGACTCGAGATCGTGGCGAGGCGGCAGGCCATGTATTCGAACAGCTTCGTCGGGCTCTTGCTCTGGTTGAACCGGTTGGCCGGAATCAGCGGCAGCAGGCCGACGTCGATCCTGCGAAGGTAGCCGGGCACGTCGTCCGGGGCCATCCAGGGGACGAACGTGATGTCGACGTGCGGATACCGATCGGCCACCTGGCGCTTGATCTCCTCGATCATGAACCCCGTCGAGGCGATCTCGAGCCGGCAGTGGGGCCACCGGCGGAACACCTCGGCGAAGACGCGGATCGCGAACTGGAGCGCCAGCACGTTGTCGCGCCGGAACACCGTGCCGATCCAGGAAACCGTGACCGGGCGGGACCGGGCGGCGGCCTCTTCCTCGGCGGTGGGCGGATGGAACCGCACGGTATCGACGCCGGTCGGAAGATACTCAACGTGGCCGTTGAGCTTTTCCAGCACTTCTTTCAGGGCATGGCTCGACGCGACGCAGGCGGCCGCCGTGCGACCCACGCGGTCGAGCCAGGTGTGGGCGTCGAAGCCGGGAAGCTGGCGAAGCGTGTGGTAGATCGGGGCGTCGAAGTCCCAGTCGTCGCAGTCGAGAATGAGCGGAAAGCCGCGGACCCGCGAGGCAAGGAACGGGGCAAGCGTGTGGTAGTTGATCCGCTGCACGAAGAGGATCGTCCCCGCCGGCTCTTTCACCAGGCGGTTGTAGGCCCGCAGCGAGTTGAG
It encodes:
- a CDS encoding oligosaccharide flippase family protein gives rise to the protein MNSPAGKPRLTGELALAVSRSCFGTMNVPVILRQLTTVVGSAYLCRAINLVISLILLRRWDLAQLGEFYTIVGYWNTCTILSDLGLGRILVARLQQAPERSSYLISQGMLIRAATSLAAYAFTVGLAWLIAPSFQVRWWTTVYLLGIPFFNLRTVIHPLLQVNRQFGVIAGMDLAMSVAHLGVVWWFLATLDIGTFLGVMMATNAATAVYALWFVRRSGFAWTGAWEWKPLRELFMAGVPLGLSGICHMAYYHIDLLVVSAFWGNREAGILGIAKRLLDLGIILADSVMLVALPGLAKAWRKGNEALDGVAAGTFRLMGGLLLPAIGAMLLFPDVLLDLLARQSIPEAPPVIALSTMFLIGVSYGVIQSNLLVVVGRNWMDPLFLGSLAAVSITLNLVVVPLWASMGAAITMCVIKVIYFVAALNVGLTRPWISGYLRTVGLPWAVALACGGLARAFLPTPLIAFLAFLAASGLVGWIGFGLGRVSAVMEPGGEAVSDAGRKA
- a CDS encoding glycosyltransferase family 4 protein, yielding MNGSGNPPFRVAFVTHENYHMPGARVRCYCMAKALAERGADARVFSFHDEFGRAYAQMSDTEMMLNSLRAYNRLVKEPAGTILFVQRINYHTLAPFLASRVRGFPLILDCDDWDFDAPIYHTLRQLPGFDAHTWLDRVGRTAAACVASSHALKEVLEKLNGHVEYLPTGVDTVRFHPPTAEEEAAARSRPVTVSWIGTVFRRDNVLALQFAIRVFAEVFRRWPHCRLEIASTGFMIEEIKRQVADRYPHVDITFVPWMAPDDVPGYLRRIDVGLLPLIPANRFNQSKSPTKLFEYMACRLATISSRVGEAAHVVRDGIDGFLADDEAGFVEALLTLVRDDGRRRAMGEAARKRVEERFSHELMADQLYRWLYELAGRKTAADR